One genomic region from Cucumis melo cultivar AY chromosome 9, USDA_Cmelo_AY_1.0, whole genome shotgun sequence encodes:
- the LOC103503108 gene encoding protein COFACTOR ASSEMBLY OF COMPLEX C SUBUNIT B CCB1, chloroplastic encodes MAAKLLPSSHFYPLPSNSFSAIDLSPRPCFIRPRTHFKPHRSVTVKVNAEPLIALQEHNNSAFLLAESVGYSMASYYTSLGLFVISVPGLWSLIKRSVKSKVVKKTFVSEDESKKEPNQIAGEILSFFTRNNFQVTGRGETITFEGAMVPSRGQAALLTFCTCISLASVGLVLTITFPDFGNNWFWLSSLSPLAGAYYWVKASRKEEIKVKMIVGEDGRLGEIIVQGDDQQIDQMRKELKLSEKGMVYVKGIFEQ; translated from the exons ATGGCGGCCAAGCTTCTACCATCGTCCCATTTCTATCCTCTCCCTTCCAACTCCTTCTCCGCCATAGACCTATCTCCACGCCCATGCTTCATCCGACCTCGCACTCATTTCAAGCCTCACAGATCGGTTACCGTCAAAGTCAATGCGGAGCCGCTCATCGCTCTCCAAGAACACAACAACTCCGCCTTCCTCCTCGCTGAGTCTGTCGGCTATTCCATGGCTAGTTACTACACTTCTCTCGGCCTCTTCGTCATCTCCGTCCCTGGCTTATGGTCTCTTATCAAACGATCCGTCAAGTCCAAG GTTGTCAAGAAGACGTTCGTTAGCGAAGATGAATCGAAGAAGGAGCCGAATCAGATTGCTGGAGAGATCTTGTCGTTCTTCACTCGAAATAACTTTCAAGTCACTGGTAGAGGAGAAACCATAAC GTTTGAAGGAGCAATGGTTCCGAGTCGAGGACAAGCGGCATTGTTGACATTCTGTACGTGCATTAGCTTGGCCAGTGTGGGACTTGTTCTGACCATAACATTTCCAGATTTTGGCAACAATTGGTTTTGGCTCAGCAGCTTGAGTCCCCTGGC TGGAGCATATTACTGGGTGAAAGCATCAAGAAAGGAAGAGATCAAAGTTAAAATGATAGTTGGAGAAGATGGAAGGTTGGGAGAGATTATTGTTCAAGGAGATGACCAACAGATAGACCAAATGAGAAAGGAGCTTAAGTTGAGTGAAAAAGGCATGGTTTATGTCAAAGGTATTTTTGAACAATAA
- the LOC103503117 gene encoding cytochrome b-c1 complex subunit Rieske-4, mitochondrial-like has product MLRIAARRLSSLSSSHFRPTIASSLPGSHNIIDSADSNDFRSAGFFNTFPIRPHFDRNSRGFASDALASTKDDGLIMDIPATVAAVKNPSSKIVYDDYNHERFPPGDPSKRAFAYFVLSGGRFVYASLIRLLVLKFVLSMSASKDVLALASLEVDLSSIEPGSTVTVKWRGKPVFIRRRTEDDIKLANSVDIGSLRDPQQDEERVKDPEWLVVVGVCTHLGCIPLPNAGDYGGWFCPCHGSHYDVSGRIRKGPAPYNLEVPTYSFLEGNKLLIG; this is encoded by the exons ATGTTGAGGATTGCAGCTCGAAGGCTCTCGTCACTCTCTTCTTCGCATTTCAGGCCCACCATCGCTTCTTCTTTGCCCGGTTCTCACAACATCATTGATTCCGCTGATTCCAATGATTTCAGATCCGCTGGATTCTTCAACACTTTTCCCATCCGACCTCACTTTGATCGCAACTCTAGAG GTTTTGCTTCTGATGCATTGGCCTCAACCAAGGATGATGGCTTAATTATGGATATTCCTGCAACTGTAGCTGCCGTTAAGAACCCTTCTTCAAAGATAGTCTATGACGATTACAATCATGAGCGATTTCCTCCTGGCGATCCCAGCAAGCGTGCATTTGCTTATTTTGTATTATCAGGTGGTCGGTTTGTCTACGCTTCTTTGATTCGTCTTCTTGTTCTCAAGTTTGTCCTCAGCATGTCAGCCAGTAAGGATGTTCTTGCTCTGGCCTCACTTGAGGTTGACCTTTCAAGCATCGAACCTGGTTCTACCGTGACAGTTAAGTGGCGTGGAAAGCCAGTATTCATCAGGCGGCGAACTGAAGATGATATTAAGTTAGCAAATAGTGTGGATATTGGATCTCTTCGTGACCCTCAGCAGGATGAAGAGAGAGTTAAAGATCCAGAATGGCTTGTTGTAGTTGGCGTCTGCACACATCTTGGCTGCATTCCCTTGCCAAATGCTGGTGACTACGGTGGGTGGTTTTGTCCATGTCATGGTTCTCATTACGACGTCTCTGGCAGAATCCGTAAAGGGCCAGCACCCTACAATTTGGAGGTACCTACCTACAGCTTTTTGGAAGGGAACAAGCTTTTGATCGGTTAA
- the LOC103503125 gene encoding cytochrome b-c1 complex subunit Rieske-4, mitochondrial-like, with protein MLRIAARRLSSLSSSHFRPTIASSLPGSHNIIDSTDSNDFRSGGFFNTFPIGPHFDRNSRGFASDALSSMKETNLVPDVPATVAAVKNPTSKIVYDEYNHERFPPGDPSKRAFAYFVLSGGRFVYASLIRLLVLKFVLSMSASKDVLALASLEVDLSSIEPGSTVTVKWRGKPVFIRRRTEEDIKLANSVDIGTLRDPQQDGERVKDPEWLIVVGVCTHLGCIPLPNAGDFGGWFCPCHGSHYDVSGRIRKGPAPYNLEVPTYTFLEDNKLLIG; from the exons ATGTTGAGGATTGCAGCTCGAAGGCTCTCGTCACTCTCTTCTTCGCATTTCAGGCCTACGATTGCTTCTTCTTTGCCCGGTTCTCACAACATCATTGATTCCACTGATTCTAATGATTTCAGATCCGGTGGATTCTTCAATACTTTTCCCATCGGACCTCACTTTGATCGCAACTCTAGAG GTTTCGCTTCTGATGCATTAAGTTCAATGAAGGAAACCAACTTAGTTCCAGATGTTCCTGCTACTGTAGCAGCCGTTAAAAACCCTACTTCAAAGATAGTCTATGACGAATACAATCATGAACGATTTCCTCCGGGTGACCCCAGCAAGCGTGCATTTGCTTATTTCGTCTTGTCAGGTGGTCGGTTTGTCTATGCTTCTTTGATCCGTCTCCTTGTTCTCAAGTTTGTTCTTAGCATGTCTGCCAGTAAGGACGTTCTTGCCCTTGCCTCGCTTGAGGTCGACCTCTCAAGCATTGAGCCTGGTTCTACTGTGACGGTTAAGTGGCGTGGAAAACCAGTATTCATCAGAAGACGAACGGAGGAGGATATTAAGTTAGCTAATAGCGTCGACATTGGAACTCTTCGTGACCCTCAACAGGATGGGGAGAGAGTTAAAGATCCAGAATGGCTTATTGTGGTTGGCGTGTGCACGCATCTTGGTTGCATTCCGTTGCCCAATGCTGGTGATTTTGGTGGGTGGTTCTGTCCGTGCCATGGTTCCCATTACGATGTCTCCGGTAGGATCCGTAAAGGACCAGCACCCTACAATTTGGAGGTACCTACTTACACCTTTTTGGAAGATAACAAGCTTTTGATTGGTTAa